A genomic stretch from Photobacterium atrarenae includes:
- a CDS encoding phosphotransferase: MSFDPEVLGAALPDYTLLSARPLSGGLSNRCWQLTMRHRCTGMSIEAVWRPESAASRAFGLSREHEHRILSQLAPSGLAPASLRCFSPASAQQAPERKAFQQSLRQNAPLSGLLVAWVPGREADATFSDTALMQLLARIHHQPAPQWRLDVRAKAEHYWQYIHPQDKSPALQQLYHRFQATAPQAWFSDTCCHHDLGRYNIILRPDGGETVIDWEYASAGDPSLDLALTLNANGIDDTRQRAGAIRGYCRARGEQNVARWQQAVSAWQPWCDYLAMLWFYVGANLWQTPSYRTTAEPLLAKLSTKKQPDPQN; this comes from the coding sequence ATGAGCTTTGACCCTGAAGTGCTGGGCGCTGCACTGCCGGATTATACATTGTTGTCAGCCCGGCCGCTGAGCGGCGGGCTGAGTAACCGTTGCTGGCAGCTGACGATGCGCCATCGCTGCACCGGGATGTCAATTGAAGCCGTCTGGCGGCCGGAGAGTGCTGCGAGCCGGGCTTTCGGTTTATCCCGCGAGCATGAGCACCGTATTTTATCGCAGCTGGCGCCGAGCGGTTTGGCCCCGGCTAGCTTAAGGTGCTTCTCGCCAGCTTCGGCGCAACAAGCTCCGGAGAGGAAAGCGTTCCAGCAATCATTACGTCAAAATGCGCCGCTATCTGGTTTGCTGGTGGCCTGGGTACCCGGACGGGAGGCAGATGCTACATTCTCCGATACGGCCCTGATGCAACTCCTGGCCCGTATTCACCACCAGCCTGCGCCGCAATGGCGGTTGGATGTTCGGGCCAAAGCCGAGCATTACTGGCAGTATATCCACCCGCAGGATAAATCCCCGGCGCTGCAACAACTGTATCACCGGTTTCAGGCGACGGCTCCACAGGCCTGGTTTTCCGACACCTGTTGCCATCATGATTTAGGGCGTTACAACATTATACTCCGGCCTGATGGCGGCGAAACCGTGATCGACTGGGAGTACGCCAGTGCCGGGGATCCGTCGCTGGATCTGGCCCTGACCCTCAACGCCAATGGTATCGATGATACGCGGCAGCGTGCCGGGGCGATCCGTGGCTACTGTCGTGCCCGAGGAGAGCAAAATGTCGCGCGCTGGCAGCAGGCTGTTTCCGCCTGGCAGCCCTGGTGTGACTACCTGGCAATGCTGTGGTTTTACGTCGGTGCCAATCTGTGGCAAACCCCATCGTACCGTACGACTGCAGAGCCGTTGCTGGCGAAGCTGAGCACGAAAAAACAGCCAGATCCCCAAAACTGA
- a CDS encoding DUF6279 family lipoprotein, translating into MSRHLARYGVVVIALVVLCSCAVRLGYNTLNFWIPYYLSDYVTLTSSQKQVFGTALDQALANHRRQELPKIHRQLMALQTSLIEPLSYGGVRYYHDVFTRLGQDSAAMLAGPLAAVVKTFSSQQAGEMSRKFEARLNEILTERDPLSAAEKQRKRAARLADRAEDWIGRLSPEQRKLLEELAGYQVEMEPVFVSVWQDFLRNWSQLLATRAQPNLEGRMRALLQDLVAFRYPAKQAELDFYLNRRFELLSRLHHTMTERQQRHLDEKLTSLRKDVAVLINES; encoded by the coding sequence ATGTCCAGACACCTGGCTCGTTACGGCGTGGTTGTGATCGCGCTGGTTGTGCTGTGTAGCTGCGCGGTCCGCCTTGGCTACAACACCCTGAATTTCTGGATCCCTTATTACCTGTCCGATTATGTCACCTTGACCAGCAGCCAGAAGCAGGTGTTCGGCACGGCGCTTGATCAGGCCCTGGCGAATCACCGTCGCCAGGAGCTGCCGAAGATCCACCGCCAGCTCATGGCCTTGCAAACCTCCCTGATAGAGCCGTTGAGCTATGGTGGGGTGCGTTACTACCATGATGTCTTTACCAGATTGGGGCAGGATTCAGCAGCGATGCTGGCCGGGCCGCTGGCTGCGGTGGTGAAAACTTTCTCATCGCAGCAAGCCGGGGAAATGAGCCGTAAGTTTGAAGCCCGGCTGAATGAAATCCTGACCGAGCGCGATCCCCTGAGTGCGGCAGAAAAACAGCGAAAACGGGCTGCACGGCTGGCGGATCGCGCTGAAGACTGGATCGGTCGGTTGTCACCGGAACAACGTAAGTTGTTGGAGGAGCTGGCTGGTTATCAGGTAGAAATGGAGCCGGTGTTTGTCAGTGTCTGGCAGGACTTCCTCCGCAACTGGTCACAACTGCTGGCGACACGCGCGCAGCCGAACTTGGAAGGCAGGATGCGAGCGTTGCTGCAAGATCTGGTCGCCTTTCGTTATCCGGCAAAACAGGCCGAGCTGGATTTCTACCTCAACCGCCGTTTCGAGCTGCTCAGTCGCTTACACCACACGATGACCGAGCGACAACAGCGGCACCTGGATGAAAAGTTAACTAGTCTTCGCAAGGATGTGGCGGTTTTGATCAATGAATCATAA
- the hinT gene encoding purine nucleoside phosphoramidase, whose product MAEETIFSKIIRKEIPADILYQDDMVTAFRDINPRAPSHILIIPNKLIPTVNDVEADDEMMLGRLFTVARKLAEQEGVSEDGYRLIMNCNPHGGQEVYHIHMHLLGGRPLGPMLVG is encoded by the coding sequence ATGGCAGAAGAAACCATCTTCAGCAAAATCATTCGTAAGGAAATTCCGGCTGATATTTTATACCAGGATGATATGGTCACCGCGTTTCGCGATATTAACCCCCGCGCGCCGAGCCACATCCTGATTATTCCGAACAAGCTGATCCCGACGGTGAATGATGTTGAAGCCGATGACGAGATGATGCTGGGACGCCTGTTTACGGTTGCCCGCAAACTGGCGGAGCAGGAAGGGGTGTCGGAAGACGGTTATCGCCTGATCATGAACTGTAATCCGCATGGCGGCCAGGAAGTGTACCATATTCATATGCACTTGCTGGGCGGCCGACCACTGGGACCAATGCTGGTCGGCTAA
- the ycfP gene encoding alpha/beta hydrolase YcfP gives MIIYLHGFDASSPGNHEKVLQLQFIDPDVRFVNYSTLHPKHDMQHLLREVHKLKEESSDPEPLICGVGLGGYWSERIGFLCGVKQVIFNPNLNPAQTMEGKIDRPEEYADIATKCVTDFRKKNAGNCLCILSTNDEVLDNHATEQLLGAYYDIIWDETQSHKFKKISQHLQTIKTFKSAPQ, from the coding sequence ATGATTATTTATTTGCACGGCTTTGATGCAAGCAGCCCGGGCAATCACGAGAAGGTTTTGCAGCTGCAGTTTATTGATCCGGATGTTCGCTTTGTCAATTACAGCACGCTGCATCCAAAACATGATATGCAGCATTTGCTGCGTGAAGTTCACAAGTTGAAAGAGGAGTCCAGCGACCCTGAACCGCTGATCTGCGGGGTGGGGTTGGGTGGCTATTGGTCAGAGCGGATTGGTTTCCTGTGCGGGGTGAAGCAGGTGATTTTTAACCCGAACCTGAACCCGGCACAGACCATGGAGGGAAAAATTGACCGACCCGAAGAATATGCCGACATTGCGACAAAATGTGTTACAGATTTTCGGAAAAAAAATGCCGGGAACTGCCTCTGTATCCTTTCAACCAATGATGAAGTATTAGATAATCACGCAACAGAACAGCTGCTGGGCGCATATTACGATATCATTTGGGACGAAACGCAATCCCATAAATTTAAAAAGATTTCCCAGCATTTACAAACAATAAAAACGTTTAAGTCAGCACCACAATAA
- a CDS encoding methyl-accepting chemotaxis protein, translated as MKTRNQTSVIRRMYSGFAVMVVLFAATIALMLDGTNRIHHQLATVTTEALPLVSTANQTSVRLLAADKIFKDFLTSQNPQRMQTTEANFTQAHQAFSAALAQLVEAAHGNTALSGQVNALLALEERYFSEAHTAMANYRSQLDAEAARLQSARRFQQLHDELSSKMKEFVADQNSISVKMIAKNYFIKLRQTETITSDALATDDITVIEKAVKDNKRYVTHLNNAYRSLSAMLPELKDKFDQPINQYTLDIGKPGGVLDVHYRYIDARNRLYDNIATLAAEIDQATQLLDSFRTEANNEMNRAIAQADETFAQGLRNAIGIGVGATLFALFIGWYLAQSVRRPLESTLRTLEALTNGDMTQRSDPTRFVEFNRLSRHINTLADNLQEILGKLSQASSDLAVVAEQNQGTTTEARHRLDEQRQQTASVSTAMTEMEHSVTDVSQSAQRTMARVHEVEHAANTGREVMSSNINTAHQLAERLDESVSAVIKLQEMSSNIGSILDVIRNIADQTNLLALNAAIEAARAGDQGRGFAVVADEVRVLAKRTTDSTTEIETMIQSLQSRSGQAVSVMQSCVGEMENSIGQASDANSAMEEIQATILEISQMSTQIAQAAEEQRTTTTAIARNLEEISHIADANYDAMAEVSTTSSKLDILAHQQQDLVTRFKL; from the coding sequence ATGAAGACAAGAAATCAAACCTCTGTCATACGACGTATGTACTCCGGGTTTGCAGTCATGGTCGTGCTGTTTGCCGCGACGATTGCTTTGATGCTTGACGGCACCAACCGGATCCACCACCAGCTTGCCACGGTAACCACCGAAGCCCTACCGCTGGTCTCAACCGCCAACCAAACCAGTGTCCGCCTGCTGGCCGCAGATAAGATCTTCAAAGATTTTCTCACCAGCCAAAACCCGCAACGGATGCAGACCACCGAGGCAAACTTTACCCAAGCGCACCAAGCCTTTAGTGCCGCCCTCGCGCAGTTGGTTGAAGCAGCCCACGGTAACACCGCCCTGAGCGGCCAGGTCAATGCCCTGCTCGCGCTGGAGGAACGGTATTTCTCCGAGGCCCATACAGCCATGGCGAACTATCGCAGCCAGCTCGATGCCGAAGCAGCCCGACTGCAGTCAGCCCGCCGGTTTCAACAGCTCCATGATGAACTGAGCAGTAAAATGAAGGAGTTCGTCGCCGATCAGAACAGTATTTCAGTCAAAATGATCGCCAAGAACTATTTCATTAAACTACGCCAGACTGAAACCATCACCTCCGATGCGCTGGCAACCGATGACATCACGGTCATTGAAAAAGCGGTGAAAGACAATAAACGCTATGTCACCCACCTCAACAACGCGTACCGTTCGCTCTCGGCCATGCTGCCGGAGCTGAAAGACAAATTTGATCAGCCGATCAACCAATACACCCTGGATATCGGCAAACCGGGCGGCGTGCTGGATGTCCACTATCGCTACATCGATGCGCGCAACCGCCTGTACGACAACATTGCCACCCTGGCAGCGGAGATTGATCAAGCAACCCAACTGCTCGACAGCTTCCGCACTGAAGCGAACAATGAGATGAACCGTGCCATTGCCCAAGCCGATGAAACCTTTGCTCAGGGGCTGCGCAATGCCATCGGCATCGGCGTCGGGGCCACCCTGTTTGCCCTCTTTATCGGCTGGTATCTGGCCCAGAGTGTCCGCCGCCCGCTGGAGTCAACCCTGCGCACCCTCGAAGCGCTGACCAACGGCGACATGACTCAGCGCAGCGACCCCACCCGGTTTGTCGAGTTCAACCGGCTGAGCCGCCATATCAATACCCTGGCCGACAACCTGCAGGAAATCCTGGGCAAGCTCAGCCAGGCCTCTTCGGATCTGGCCGTGGTGGCCGAGCAAAACCAGGGCACCACCACCGAAGCCCGTCACCGACTTGATGAGCAACGCCAGCAAACCGCTTCCGTCTCCACAGCAATGACCGAGATGGAACATTCGGTGACCGATGTCTCGCAAAGTGCCCAGCGCACCATGGCGCGGGTACATGAGGTCGAGCATGCCGCCAATACCGGACGCGAAGTGATGAGCAGCAATATCAATACTGCGCACCAGCTGGCCGAGCGACTGGATGAGTCGGTGTCCGCCGTCATCAAACTCCAGGAGATGAGCAGCAATATCGGCTCCATTCTGGATGTGATCCGCAACATTGCCGATCAGACCAACCTGCTGGCCCTCAATGCCGCCATTGAAGCCGCCCGCGCCGGCGATCAGGGCCGCGGCTTTGCCGTCGTTGCCGATGAAGTCCGGGTCCTGGCCAAGCGCACCACCGACTCGACCACCGAGATCGAAACCATGATCCAGAGCCTGCAATCGCGCTCGGGCCAGGCTGTATCCGTGATGCAAAGTTGTGTCGGCGAAATGGAGAACAGTATCGGCCAGGCGTCCGACGCCAACAGTGCGATGGAGGAGATTCAAGCCACGATCCTTGAGATCAGCCAAATGAGCACCCAGATCGCCCAGGCGGCCGAAGAACAACGTACCACCACCACTGCCATTGCCCGCAACCTGGAAGAGATCAGCCATATTGCCGATGCCAACTACGACGCGATGGCCGAGGTGTCGACCACCAGCAGTAAGCTCGATATCCTGGCCCACCAACAACAAGATCTGGTCACCCGGTTCAAGCTCTGA
- the pyrC gene encoding dihydroorotase, producing the protein MTTMTITRPDDWHTHLRDGEVLQDTVRDISRYMGRAIIMPNLIPPVTDTDAALAYRDRILAEKPQGNFSPLMTLYLTDNTSPEEVRKAKATGHIYAAKLYPAGATTNSDSGVTDIDKLIPTLETMAEIGMPLLIHGEVTTHEVDIFDREKTFLDTVLAPIVDKMPNLKIVVEHITTKEAVEFVRQAGPNVAATITAHHLMFNRNHMLAGGIRPHFYCLPILKRNIHQQALVEAATSGSPKFFLGTDSAPHARGRKESACGCAGSYTAHAAIELYAEVFEQAGALEHLEAFASFNGPDFYGLPRNTDTITLQKESWAVPETMRFGDDVVVPIRAGENIQWKVTD; encoded by the coding sequence ATGACGACCATGACCATTACCCGCCCAGACGACTGGCACACGCATTTACGAGATGGCGAGGTGTTGCAAGATACCGTCCGTGACATCAGCCGGTATATGGGGCGAGCCATTATTATGCCGAACCTGATCCCGCCGGTCACCGATACCGATGCAGCTCTGGCCTACCGTGATCGCATTCTTGCCGAAAAGCCCCAAGGCAATTTCTCCCCGCTGATGACCCTTTACCTCACTGACAACACCTCCCCCGAAGAAGTTCGCAAAGCCAAAGCCACCGGCCATATCTACGCCGCCAAACTCTACCCGGCCGGCGCAACCACCAACTCCGACTCCGGCGTCACTGACATCGACAAACTGATCCCGACTCTGGAAACCATGGCCGAAATCGGCATGCCCTTGCTGATCCACGGCGAAGTGACGACCCATGAGGTCGACATCTTTGATCGCGAAAAGACTTTCCTCGACACCGTACTGGCACCGATTGTCGACAAGATGCCGAACCTGAAGATTGTGGTCGAGCACATCACCACCAAAGAAGCGGTTGAATTCGTCCGGCAGGCCGGCCCGAACGTCGCGGCAACCATTACCGCCCATCACCTGATGTTCAACCGCAACCACATGCTGGCCGGTGGGATCCGCCCGCACTTCTACTGCCTGCCGATCCTCAAGCGCAATATCCACCAGCAGGCACTGGTCGAAGCGGCAACCAGTGGCAGCCCGAAATTTTTCCTCGGGACCGATTCCGCGCCGCACGCCCGCGGTCGTAAAGAATCGGCCTGCGGCTGCGCCGGCTCCTACACCGCCCACGCGGCGATTGAGCTGTACGCTGAAGTCTTTGAGCAAGCCGGGGCACTCGAGCACCTGGAAGCCTTCGCCAGCTTCAACGGCCCGGATTTCTACGGTCTGCCGCGCAATACCGACACCATTACCCTGCAAAAAGAGAGCTGGGCAGTGCCGGAAACCATGCGCTTCGGCGATGATGTCGTGGTGCCAATCCGCGCCGGTGAAAACATCCAGTGGAAAGTGACGGACTGA
- the lpoB gene encoding penicillin-binding protein activator LpoB: protein MKKSVIALLGVAALMGGCAQKVSYGDAQEAETTTIEFGSTDLQKIAEEMTDSMLGSGSVAYITGNGKRPIIMVDSIKNKTSEHIDTESITDSVSTRLLNSGKFRFVDMARVEDVRKQLNFQNNDELVNQSTAIQFGKMVGAEYMLYGNLASIMKQAGSDKDVYYKMTMRLMDLETGLIEWADETEIRKQEAKRLLGW from the coding sequence ATGAAAAAAAGCGTGATTGCATTACTGGGGGTTGCGGCCCTGATGGGCGGCTGTGCGCAGAAAGTCAGTTACGGTGATGCCCAGGAGGCAGAAACCACCACGATCGAATTCGGCTCGACTGATTTGCAGAAAATCGCCGAAGAGATGACCGACAGCATGCTGGGCTCCGGTTCGGTTGCCTACATCACCGGGAACGGCAAGCGGCCAATCATCATGGTCGACAGTATCAAGAACAAGACCAGCGAGCACATTGATACTGAGTCGATCACCGATTCGGTCAGCACCCGCCTGCTGAACTCCGGCAAGTTCCGCTTTGTCGATATGGCGCGGGTCGAGGATGTTCGCAAACAGCTGAACTTCCAGAACAACGATGAGCTGGTTAACCAGAGCACGGCGATCCAGTTTGGCAAGATGGTCGGTGCCGAGTACATGCTGTATGGCAACCTGGCCAGTATTATGAAACAGGCCGGCAGCGATAAAGACGTCTATTACAAAATGACTATGCGCCTGATGGACTTGGAAACCGGCCTGATCGAGTGGGCGGATGAAACCGAAATTCGCAAACAGGAAGCCAAGCGTCTGCTGGGCTGGTAA
- a CDS encoding COG3014 family protein — MIKRTIQRAAIAVSVLALTACANLSPQNLFSHYSAANTEARDALARGQYQSALESLPDAPAGVLLDGMERGRIEYLAGQYSKSYAALNRADEAVKDQQRAARIQVSEGLNQAGSLLTNDNLITYQPADYELGFLHLYLALNYIQQRDLSGALVEVRRANQVQEAARKQREASLNQAAQEVDRQGLGRNLGAVLARYPGAGDQLSAVQNGYLFYLSGVLYEADGDLNSAYIDYKRALAVAPGNMYVANTVLRLATRLQMKADLAPLKARYGRYTPPAPGTGRVVILDEQGVVQAREGWHLPLWLADRHGNSVIYNLALPYYPQAPGPALGPLLLNQQPVIGSELADVNAMAHQSLNEHLPVLVARQALRVVAKNEFRKAAASNGNDVGNLLANIFNTLTEQPDTRSWQSLPAAVDLYLTDLPAGMHQLNRNGESLEVKVVPGRTTLVWVSRQGPHTRWWSVLLGEN; from the coding sequence ATGATTAAAAGAACCATACAACGAGCGGCGATTGCGGTGTCGGTCCTGGCCCTGACGGCCTGTGCCAACTTATCGCCTCAGAATTTATTCAGCCACTATAGTGCGGCCAATACCGAGGCCCGGGATGCCTTAGCGCGGGGGCAGTACCAAAGCGCCCTGGAGAGCCTGCCGGATGCCCCGGCCGGTGTACTGCTTGATGGGATGGAGCGGGGCCGGATCGAGTATCTGGCCGGGCAGTACTCGAAAAGCTATGCCGCGCTGAACCGGGCGGATGAAGCGGTAAAGGACCAGCAACGTGCGGCGCGGATCCAGGTCTCTGAGGGGCTGAACCAGGCTGGCTCGCTGCTAACCAATGATAACCTGATTACATATCAGCCGGCAGACTATGAGCTTGGCTTTTTGCATCTGTACCTGGCCCTGAATTATATCCAGCAGCGCGATCTGTCGGGGGCTCTGGTCGAAGTCAGGCGGGCTAATCAGGTTCAGGAGGCGGCGCGTAAGCAACGTGAAGCAAGCCTGAATCAGGCGGCGCAGGAAGTCGATCGCCAGGGGCTCGGTCGTAATCTGGGCGCGGTGCTGGCCCGTTACCCGGGTGCCGGCGATCAGCTGTCTGCCGTGCAGAACGGATATTTATTTTATCTGTCAGGGGTCTTGTATGAAGCGGACGGCGATCTCAACAGTGCCTATATCGATTACAAAAGAGCACTGGCCGTGGCGCCGGGAAATATGTATGTTGCCAACACGGTGCTCCGGTTGGCGACCCGCTTGCAGATGAAGGCTGATTTGGCGCCGCTTAAAGCCAGATACGGTCGCTATACGCCACCGGCACCGGGCACCGGTCGGGTGGTGATTCTCGATGAACAAGGGGTCGTGCAGGCGCGGGAAGGCTGGCACTTGCCCTTGTGGCTGGCTGACCGTCACGGTAACAGCGTGATTTATAACCTGGCGCTGCCGTATTACCCCCAAGCGCCGGGGCCGGCATTGGGGCCCCTGTTGCTCAATCAGCAGCCGGTGATTGGCAGTGAGCTGGCAGATGTCAATGCGATGGCGCACCAGAGCCTGAATGAACATCTGCCGGTGCTGGTGGCCCGCCAGGCGCTGCGGGTAGTGGCCAAAAATGAGTTCAGAAAAGCGGCAGCCAGCAACGGCAATGATGTCGGTAATTTGCTGGCCAATATTTTTAATACCTTGACCGAGCAGCCGGATACCCGGAGCTGGCAGTCGTTGCCTGCGGCAGTGGATTTATATCTCACTGACTTGCCGGCAGGCATGCATCAGTTGAACCGCAACGGCGAGTCGCTCGAGGTGAAGGTCGTTCCCGGCCGAACCACCCTGGTTTGGGTGTCCCGACAGGGGCCGCATACCCGGTGGTGGTCGGTATTGCTTGGAGAGAATTAA
- a CDS encoding YcfL family protein gives MKYLSVLLFALALAGCTSATSGISIESSNQNVVIGNVSLARLVDIEKAMTGDANGLMKAAVPITSKAHSDLKLQYRFYWYDAQGLEVSGSDSPWRQFVLHGQDTVTLQGIARRPEAKQYRIYIREADD, from the coding sequence ATGAAATATCTGTCTGTGTTGTTGTTCGCCTTGGCGCTGGCCGGCTGCACGTCGGCGACGTCGGGGATCAGTATCGAAAGCAGCAATCAAAATGTGGTGATTGGCAATGTGTCGCTGGCGCGACTGGTCGATATCGAGAAAGCCATGACCGGGGATGCCAACGGGCTGATGAAGGCAGCCGTGCCGATCACCAGTAAGGCCCATTCCGATCTCAAGTTGCAATACCGTTTTTACTGGTACGACGCGCAGGGGCTGGAGGTGAGCGGCAGTGACAGCCCGTGGCGTCAGTTTGTCCTGCACGGCCAGGACACGGTGACTTTGCAGGGGATTGCCCGCAGACCGGAAGCGAAACAGTACCGCATTTATATCCGCGAAGCGGACGATTAA